GCATAGAGCGTACTGCGACCGATGCCTAGGCGCTGGGCGGCCAGTTTTTTGTTCCATGAGCAGGATTCCAGAGCTTCCAGAATGATCGTCCGCTCCTGTTCCTCCAGGGTGACCGAGGATTCCTGGGACGATGCAACGGCCTTCAACCGGGTCGGCAGCTCCTCCGGAGTGATCACCGAGGACTTGGCCAGGACCGTGGCTTGTTCCACGACGTTTTCCAGCTCCCGGACATTGCCCGGCCAGGGGTAGTCCAGCAGCAGACGCATGGCCTTGGAGCTGAACTCAGTGATCGTTTTCTTTTGATCCTCGCTGAAGTGGCGCAGGAAGTGAGCGGCCAGCAGGGCCACGTCGTTGCCGCGATCCCGCAGGGGGGGAAGCTGGACCGGGATCACGTCCAGACGGTAGTAGAGGTCCTCGCGAAACCGGCCGGATTTGACCTCCTCCAGCAGGTTCTTGTTCGTGGCCGCCACGATGCGCACGTCCACGGTCACGGTCCGCTCCCCGCCGACGCGCTCGAAGCGCTGGGTCTGAAGCACGCGGAGCAGCTTGACCTGGGCCGAGGCGGAAATCTCGCCGATCTCGTCCAGAAAGACGGTCCCGCCGTCGGCCTGCTCGAACCGCCCCGGACGCTGCTTCAATGCCCCGGTGAAAGCCCCTTTCTCGTGACCGAACAGTTCGCTCTCCAGGAGCGTGGCCGGATAGGCCGAACAGTTGATGACCACGAAAGGTTTGATCTTGCGGGGACTGAGATCGTGAATGGCCCTGGCCGCCAGTTCCTTGCCCGTGCCTGATTCACCCTGGATCAGCACCGTGGCGTCCGTGGCGGCAACGTCCTCAATCAGGCGGAAAATCTGGGTCAGCTTCGGGTCGCGACCAATGATGCCCATGAAGCTGGACTGGGAGTCCTGACGGGTCAGAAACTGCTGCGCTTCCGCCTCCTGTTTGACGGCGCGGCGCAGGGTCCCGGCGGCCTGGGACATGACGAGGCTGACCAGTTCCAGATCCCGGGGCTGACAAGCGCATTTCTTCACGCAGCCCACGATCATGGCTCCGCACAGGATATCCTCGTGATACAGGGGGAGAATGGACTGGCCGGGGAGTTTTGCCAGGCTTTCAGGAATCATGGGCGGGTGGAAGGCCGGGAACTCGGGCTGAAAAATCGGTTCCATACCCTGGAGCAAGGCTTCGGCTTCAGCCGCGGCCCGCGGGTCCGTGACTTTGCGGACATCTTTCGCAGTGAGCACGAAAAACATCTCCCGCCCGGGATTGAAGACCAGCAGACTGACGTCTCGACATTGCAGAATGCCCTTGGTTTGCCGGATCAGGTATGCGGCGATTTCCGGCAGGGAACCCAGAGCCGAAACGTCGCGGACGATTTCACAGGATGCCCGCAACTGGCTCTGAGTCTGCTCCAACTCGGTGGCCTGATCCTCCAGCCTGCGGGTATACTCGTGGATGCGCTCGGTCATGGCGTTGAAGGCTTCGGCCAGCACGGCGATCTCCTTCTGTCCCTGGACCGGGATGGGCGATCTGCTCTTGTCCGGTGCGTAGTCCTGGGCCGCCTGGACCAAAGCGAGCAGGGGCCGGGTTGTGCGATTCAGGAACAGCAGGCCTCCGCCCAGGGCTGGAAGCAGAATCACCAGGGCCACAAGGCCGATGGAGACCCACAAGTTTCGGATTTCCCGACGCAGATGTTCCTCAGATACGCCCAGACGCAGGATGCCGGCATGGCCCTCGAAGATGGGCAGGGCCATGTCCAGAAGTTTGTGACCGGTTTCGGAAACGATTCGTTGCGTCACTGTCCCGTCGTCGGGAAAGTGTCCGGGGAGATTGAAGTTCAGCAGATCCCAAGGTATTTCCCCGCCAAAGGTGCTCGCCAGGACCCGGCCTTCGCGGATGATGAACAGATAGCTCAATGAAGGGTGGGCCGTGCGGTGTCGATCCAGCATGTTCCGCAGGCTGACCAAGTCGTTAACCAGGACCAAATCAGCTGCTTCCGCGGCCAGGGCGCGGCCCACGTTTTCAGTCTGGGCGGCCAGGGTCTGCTCCAGGCTCTGAGCGTAGCGGTGCGAAGCCAGCAGGGTCACCAGCAGGGTGCTCAGCGCCACGAGCCCGGCCACGGCGGCCAGGAGGGTCCCCTTGAGGGAGCGTGGTTTCATGGTGCGCCGCGCTCCCGAAGGGCCTGCACGGTTTCATGCAGCTCCCGGATCGAGGCGTACCAGGCCGGATCAGCGGGAACAAAGCGGTCGATCATCAGTTCGCCGAGAATGACCGCTCCCTCGGGGTCCGTATGCATGTTCAGAAGGAGCCGTTGGATTTGGCCGACCCGTTCCCGCGGCATGTCCGGGGCGATTACGATGGGCGGGATGCCGTACGGCTTCGAGCGCTTAATGATCCTGGTCCGGGACGTATGTTCGGGGTTTTCTCGGGCGTAGTAATCCCAGATCAGGCTGTCCACGGCCGCACCGTCCACCAACCCCTGGGCCACGGCCTGGATGGAATTGTCGTGGCTGTAGGTGTAGATCACGTCCCGGAAAAAGCTCTCCGGCCGCTCGCCTATTTCGGCCAGCCAGTATTCCGGCACCAACCGGCCGGTGTTGGAGTGCGGGTCCGTGAAGGCGAAGATGGTCCCGCGCAGGTCTTCCAGAGACTGGTGAGTACCTTCCTGATTGACGATCAGGTAGGAATAGTACGCGGGAGCGCCCTGAACCACGGGAGCGACCAGCAGCTCGAACCCGTGCTCTTCCCGGCCCAGAGCGTAGGGACCGGAACAGATGAAGGCTAGGTCGATCTCTCCTTGCCCCAAAATTTCGTTCACTTCGGCGTAGGTCTTGCGCTGCACGAATTCCAGTTCCATCTCCATTTTTCGGCTGACGTAAGCCAGGAGCTGGAGATAGATTCCGTGGGTCTCCTTGGGAGAGATCATGGCCCCCACCGCGGCACGCAGCACGGGGCGCCCGCCGGCATCGGCCACCGGTTCGGAAATCG
The sequence above is drawn from the Desulfonatronum sp. SC1 genome and encodes:
- a CDS encoding sigma 54-interacting transcriptional regulator, which translates into the protein MKPRSLKGTLLAAVAGLVALSTLLVTLLASHRYAQSLEQTLAAQTENVGRALAAEAADLVLVNDLVSLRNMLDRHRTAHPSLSYLFIIREGRVLASTFGGEIPWDLLNFNLPGHFPDDGTVTQRIVSETGHKLLDMALPIFEGHAGILRLGVSEEHLRREIRNLWVSIGLVALVILLPALGGGLLFLNRTTRPLLALVQAAQDYAPDKSRSPIPVQGQKEIAVLAEAFNAMTERIHEYTRRLEDQATELEQTQSQLRASCEIVRDVSALGSLPEIAAYLIRQTKGILQCRDVSLLVFNPGREMFFVLTAKDVRKVTDPRAAAEAEALLQGMEPIFQPEFPAFHPPMIPESLAKLPGQSILPLYHEDILCGAMIVGCVKKCACQPRDLELVSLVMSQAAGTLRRAVKQEAEAQQFLTRQDSQSSFMGIIGRDPKLTQIFRLIEDVAATDATVLIQGESGTGKELAARAIHDLSPRKIKPFVVINCSAYPATLLESELFGHEKGAFTGALKQRPGRFEQADGGTVFLDEIGEISASAQVKLLRVLQTQRFERVGGERTVTVDVRIVAATNKNLLEEVKSGRFREDLYYRLDVIPVQLPPLRDRGNDVALLAAHFLRHFSEDQKKTITEFSSKAMRLLLDYPWPGNVRELENVVEQATVLAKSSVITPEELPTRLKAVASSQESSVTLEEQERTIILEALESCSWNKKLAAQRLGIGRSTLYAKMKRLGIAADDA
- the phnD gene encoding phosphate/phosphite/phosphonate ABC transporter substrate-binding protein; translation: MRNASRLMLFQAVLFSLLLLAGCERGEEVRPVDFSKTVAISEPVADAGGRPVLRAAVGAMISPKETHGIYLQLLAYVSRKMEMELEFVQRKTYAEVNEILGQGEIDLAFICSGPYALGREEHGFELLVAPVVQGAPAYYSYLIVNQEGTHQSLEDLRGTIFAFTDPHSNTGRLVPEYWLAEIGERPESFFRDVIYTYSHDNSIQAVAQGLVDGAAVDSLIWDYYARENPEHTSRTRIIKRSKPYGIPPIVIAPDMPRERVGQIQRLLLNMHTDPEGAVILGELMIDRFVPADPAWYASIRELHETVQALRERGAP